One stretch of Sandaracinaceae bacterium DNA includes these proteins:
- a CDS encoding SDR family NAD(P)-dependent oxidoreductase, with protein MNVVFLGATKGMGRALARRMAERGDRLFLLGRREDELDKTAADLGVRGGGAAPGHAPCDLERPETFAPALDAALEALGSFDAVVVTAGLFATQEALESDRELTRRLLTVDFAHTVLFCEEAKDRLIAGGGGKLCVFSSVAGERGRKPVVLYGASKAGLTAYLEGLDHKHRADGLEVVTVKPGFVKTGMTSELDPPPFAGEPEDVAVRVLAALDRGAPVVYAPIAWGPIMAVIRSLPRFVMRRVGF; from the coding sequence GTGAACGTCGTCTTCCTCGGAGCCACCAAGGGCATGGGCCGCGCGCTCGCCCGCCGCATGGCGGAGCGCGGAGACCGCCTCTTCTTGCTCGGTCGTCGCGAGGACGAGCTCGACAAGACCGCGGCCGACCTCGGCGTGCGCGGCGGCGGCGCGGCGCCGGGTCACGCCCCGTGTGATCTCGAGCGCCCGGAGACCTTCGCGCCCGCGCTCGACGCCGCGCTCGAGGCGCTCGGCTCGTTCGACGCGGTCGTCGTCACCGCCGGCCTCTTCGCGACGCAGGAGGCGCTCGAGTCCGATCGCGAGCTGACCCGCCGGCTCCTCACCGTCGACTTCGCCCACACGGTGCTCTTCTGCGAGGAGGCGAAGGACCGCCTGATCGCGGGTGGCGGCGGCAAGCTCTGCGTCTTCAGCTCCGTCGCGGGCGAGCGCGGCCGCAAGCCCGTCGTCCTCTACGGCGCGAGCAAGGCGGGCTTGACGGCCTACCTCGAGGGGCTCGACCACAAGCACCGCGCCGACGGCCTCGAGGTGGTCACCGTCAAGCCCGGCTTCGTGAAGACCGGCATGACCTCCGAGCTCGATCCGCCCCCCTTCGCGGGAGAGCCCGAGGACGTCGCGGTGCGCGTGCTCGCCGCGCTCGATCGCGGCGCGCCGGTGGTCTACGCGCCGATCGCGTGGGGCCCGATCATGGCCGTGATCCGCTCGCTGCCGCGCTTCGTGATGCGCCGCGTGGGCTTCTGA
- a CDS encoding alpha/beta hydrolase, whose translation MRLWLTALCLLGCGTADPPEVVRAAPGPVPDPAVESAPAMDPPSDHEQEPEIEPTWPGRVEACDLPTPRVGALREGLRYAPGRHLDLALPASEGPHPWVLLIHGGGWSAGERSHLRREMEMLAALGFAAASVDYRLLDAGRPNRWPVQVADVRCAVRYLRRRAGSLGLDPERGAAVGFSAGGYLAEMLGTASDAEGLDHACPDIETSPAVTAVVAYYAPADLRPEASYSRAADAILTRFLGAPRARVPERAALASPVVHVDAADPPHLLLHGTRDTVVPLDQSERMRDALEAAGVHAQLVVVDGAPHGFRLFWRGERTRPATCTTVAFLEAALRSPRGASRSAAASGSRP comes from the coding sequence GTGCGCCTGTGGCTGACGGCTCTGTGCCTGCTGGGATGTGGGACGGCGGATCCCCCCGAGGTCGTCCGCGCCGCGCCCGGCCCGGTCCCGGATCCGGCCGTCGAGTCCGCGCCCGCGATGGACCCGCCCTCCGATCACGAGCAGGAGCCGGAGATCGAGCCGACCTGGCCCGGGCGGGTCGAGGCGTGCGACCTCCCCACGCCCCGGGTGGGCGCGCTGCGGGAGGGGCTGCGGTACGCGCCGGGGCGTCACCTGGACCTGGCGCTCCCCGCGTCGGAGGGCCCTCATCCCTGGGTGTTGCTGATCCACGGCGGCGGCTGGAGCGCGGGCGAGCGGAGTCACCTCCGCCGCGAGATGGAGATGCTCGCCGCGCTGGGGTTCGCGGCCGCGAGCGTCGACTACCGGCTCCTGGACGCGGGCCGCCCGAACCGCTGGCCCGTGCAGGTCGCGGACGTGCGCTGCGCGGTGCGCTACCTCCGTCGGCGGGCGGGGAGCCTGGGGCTGGACCCGGAGCGGGGCGCCGCGGTGGGGTTCTCGGCCGGCGGATACCTGGCCGAGATGCTCGGCACCGCGTCGGACGCCGAGGGGCTCGACCACGCGTGCCCGGACATCGAGACCTCCCCGGCCGTGACGGCGGTGGTGGCCTACTACGCGCCCGCGGACCTGCGACCCGAGGCCAGCTACTCCCGCGCCGCGGACGCGATCCTGACCCGGTTCCTCGGCGCGCCGCGCGCGCGCGTCCCCGAGCGGGCCGCCCTCGCCTCCCCCGTCGTTCACGTCGACGCCGCCGACCCGCCGCACCTGCTGCTGCACGGCACGCGCGACACCGTCGTGCCGCTCGATCAGTCCGAGCGCATGCGGGACGCGCTCGAGGCGGCCGGCGTGCACGCGCAGCTCGTCGTGGTCGACGGGGCCCCGCACGGCTTCCGGCTGTTCTGGCGTGGCGAGCGGACGCGCCCCGCCACCTGCACGACGGTGGCGTTCCTCGAGGCCGCGCTCAGAAGCCCACGCGGCGCATCACGAAGCGCGGCAGCGAGCGGATCACGGCCATGA
- a CDS encoding serine/threonine-protein kinase, whose protein sequence is MGSSTAAEGARIGSTIAGKYRLHRKIGAGSIGAVYAAVHQFTGKHVALKLIDGTLLEEHEGFAARFLREARAAADIGHPVICDVLDAGQEPDGTLYLALELLEGRTFEDAIEADDLRLDEVVDVGIELLDGLAAAHDRGIVHRDIKPENVFLTWNEQGEMHVKLLDFGVAKNTKGGPELYTTQQGAILGTPWYMAPEQAAGDPVDARADIWSVGAVLFHALTGDPPHDAPNYNRLIGKLLNEDPPKLRSVRRELPEWLCTAVDGALQRDPDVRWQSARTMAETLRLKGRGEIELDWELHEDATVRTNSPYDSGESARPPALAMISVPDEPTVDVSGMQADSVEVDLEQLEPETLEESSPFDASIFDSAGGATIKSDVPPPHVLDAILAARGKPTKSRLWTGVLLGVVITLLAAAAAGWFVYERYLLPEAAPPVEAPPAPVG, encoded by the coding sequence TTGGGGAGCAGTACCGCAGCCGAAGGCGCTCGCATCGGTTCGACGATCGCGGGCAAGTATCGACTCCACCGCAAGATCGGGGCGGGGTCGATTGGAGCGGTGTATGCGGCCGTCCACCAGTTCACCGGCAAGCACGTCGCGCTCAAGCTGATCGACGGCACCCTGCTCGAGGAGCACGAGGGCTTCGCGGCCCGCTTTCTCCGTGAGGCGCGCGCCGCGGCCGACATCGGCCACCCCGTGATCTGTGACGTCCTCGACGCTGGACAGGAGCCCGACGGAACGCTCTACCTCGCGCTCGAGCTGCTCGAGGGGCGCACCTTCGAGGACGCGATCGAGGCCGACGACCTGCGGCTCGACGAGGTCGTCGACGTGGGGATCGAGCTCCTGGACGGGCTGGCCGCGGCCCACGACCGCGGCATCGTGCACCGCGACATCAAGCCCGAGAACGTGTTCCTGACGTGGAACGAGCAGGGCGAGATGCACGTCAAGTTGCTCGACTTCGGGGTGGCCAAGAACACCAAGGGCGGCCCCGAGCTCTACACGACGCAGCAGGGCGCCATCCTCGGCACGCCGTGGTACATGGCGCCGGAGCAGGCGGCGGGAGACCCGGTGGACGCGCGGGCCGACATCTGGAGCGTGGGCGCGGTCCTCTTTCACGCCCTGACCGGCGACCCGCCGCACGACGCGCCGAACTACAACCGGCTGATCGGCAAGCTGCTCAACGAAGACCCGCCCAAGCTCCGCAGCGTGCGCCGTGAGCTCCCGGAGTGGCTCTGCACGGCCGTCGACGGCGCGCTCCAGCGGGACCCGGACGTGCGCTGGCAGTCGGCGCGCACGATGGCGGAGACGCTACGGCTGAAGGGGCGTGGCGAGATCGAGCTCGACTGGGAGCTGCACGAGGACGCCACGGTCCGGACGAACTCGCCGTACGACTCCGGCGAGTCGGCCCGCCCCCCGGCGCTCGCGATGATCTCGGTCCCGGACGAGCCGACGGTGGACGTCTCGGGCATGCAGGCGGACAGCGTCGAGGTCGACCTCGAGCAGCTCGAGCCCGAGACGCTCGAAGAGTCGTCGCCGTTCGACGCGTCGATCTTCGACTCGGCGGGCGGCGCGACCATCAAGAGCGACGTGCCGCCACCGCACGTGCTGGACGCCATCCTCGCCGCCCGCGGCAAGCCCACCAAGAGCCGGCTCTGGACGGGCGTGCTCCTCGGGGTGGTGATCACCCTGCTCGCCGCCGCCGCGGCGGGGTGGTTCGTCTACGAGCGCTACCTGCTGCCGGAGGCCGCGCCCCCCGTCGAGGCGCCCCCCGCGCCCGTGGGCTGA
- a CDS encoding mechanosensitive ion channel — protein MRVSGAVSDVSGEPKGLDASVMGDVYTSFGDLAMILFGALLVWALLRATRFAIDVVPLAPTRREQLRRAHPLLSGASAVFYMLLAAAFFFDKYPTHFPIAVAVILGVSIAASWFALRDVVSGIFLKAGRVCRVGDYVRIGDVQGRVERMGQRVLVVETARGEEAIIPYSRVARAELLRTPVSERGTLHVFELTLPAAPPVAETKRLIRESALACHWSAIAREPEIAVLDADRFEVTIFALDPDHVRDVEASVRRAVGASRSSKAQPTGAGGASTGGAASGSR, from the coding sequence GTGAGGGTGTCGGGCGCGGTCAGCGACGTGAGCGGCGAGCCGAAGGGCCTCGACGCGTCGGTCATGGGCGACGTCTACACGTCCTTCGGTGACCTCGCGATGATCCTCTTCGGCGCCCTCCTCGTCTGGGCGCTGCTCCGCGCGACGCGCTTCGCCATCGACGTCGTCCCCCTGGCGCCCACCCGACGCGAGCAGCTCCGGCGCGCGCACCCGCTCCTGAGCGGCGCCTCGGCCGTCTTCTACATGCTCCTCGCGGCGGCGTTCTTCTTCGACAAGTACCCGACGCACTTCCCGATCGCGGTCGCGGTGATCCTCGGCGTGAGCATCGCGGCGTCGTGGTTCGCGCTCCGGGACGTGGTGAGCGGCATCTTCCTCAAGGCGGGGCGCGTCTGCCGCGTGGGCGACTACGTGCGCATCGGCGACGTGCAGGGGCGCGTCGAGCGCATGGGGCAGCGCGTCCTCGTCGTGGAGACGGCGCGGGGCGAGGAGGCCATCATCCCCTACAGCCGGGTGGCGCGGGCGGAGCTGCTGCGCACCCCGGTGTCGGAGCGGGGCACGCTGCACGTCTTCGAGCTGACGCTGCCCGCCGCGCCGCCCGTGGCGGAGACCAAGCGGCTCATCCGCGAGAGCGCGCTCGCGTGCCACTGGTCAGCCATCGCGCGCGAGCCGGAGATCGCGGTGCTCGACGCCGACCGCTTCGAGGTGACGATCTTCGCGCTCGATCCGGATCACGTGCGCGACGTCGAGGCGTCGGTGCGCCGCGCGGTGGGCGCGTCCAGGTCGTCGAAGGCTCAGCCCACGGGCGCGGGGGGCGCCTCGACGGGGGGCGCGGCCTCCGGCAGCAGGTAG
- a CDS encoding amino acid permease, with the protein MAKSDSKFGTFGGVFTPSILTILGVIMYLRLPWVVGNSGLALAFAIIVLAHIVSVCTGLSISSIATDKSVGAGGPYYIVSRSLGLPIGGTLGLALFLGLSFSISLYIIGFSESFLGVIGVDVTPNTIRICGTVTVVLLTVITFISTSLAIKTQYLILGAIVLSLISIFFGSAPEDSAPLIGTPEGGESFAVLFGIFFPAVTGFTAGVNMSGDLRDPKESIPTGTMAAIFVGLAVYLALAAFLAFRVPAEELVNNPRILEDMSLWAPLVTAGIWGATLSSALGSILGAPRILQTISGDGITPRFFAKGHGKTNEPRNALLLAFAIGWAGILIAELDVIARVVSMVFMATYGFLNLAAAIESWVSPDFRPDFRIPKTISVVGAVVCLLLMIQMDLAAMAGALVVMSALFVYLQRRQLQLESGDAWEGIWSTLVRAGLHRLALAQRQQRNWRPNILMFRPDDGAPREALRRTAGSLITGNGMLTDIRLRARGKRPAQSDPLLFDEGPVVGVFTRDVETEDPYATMERFAAHHGYSGIEPNTALIDWDGFAEDGERLAGLIDQLRELDLNTLLFTDATHEPPPGTPPRIDVWWRADSTPALSISLIRFITSSPEHRRAAVRFITVSRDSSLSDGLRNATRRLLEAARVTADVEVILDTVDPKPLERHVCDRSSDATLAVVELPPPPTAPHLEALDSVRTSVPTVLFVSPSSQFEAVGRVVRAPVEEAAEGAEEAADVTDSIELSSLRPPAFEPLADEARAFAQRLEGTLRDFYQKSVARLGARNLELLARTETLVDRHFGVLAEGLAITNPVKRRRHINRVQSAFLIECRKLIDDYVRQDLPDQRDILEGRVRALLGDATLVEPHGMVTLERPVADFAASPSDSRELAKVKRARRERARGGVVKLEVETAPLQRWYVEHAAVETVDDTVRAFVTDSWHLAVQLLKVFHASRTSLTLIQGSSGSDEARASFVESERETAKERLQELMRLHENRIEEHAARLAEEARVLSQGYADDLDRVDLPQLLKSQRKLSRQSEALKTGLLDEAGVFYEHQKALFERAQIGLEVSGFQHRIATIVQRTREAIALEVKNGVLHGTHDLKKALGAFLEEERDEPVKLNVDLSHRFDPVQAVDALVREGQRSAGELAESVSTLSDASIQRLAEGDADEVEMVELPLKRLAQFLLDAQLVGPLSQLLAEVPAQEQQSVGVAEDVVRLIGFHQNEYDPKESAGGFHAHMRPVVVNGLERVEGAIAPLEAIVPNVDALLEAKLSAVLRGTDVYELTESARQLGQHIRRHQGQRAVSGAQSLALRGLERAREGLVQAIYGRSAGVLMARRLREGETAGALVERVSRFVEANTPSAEVLEDLPFYYRQLFFGKNTFNETFWVEREQELSRARRGIAQHARGGRGILVVTGEPDSGKTALCRRLTSRALSGREIHWVPPPEDGAADVEAFRRKLSEVTGVSGSVNDIVQTIPERSVLVIEDLELWWERSEHGLAVIDALIEVIEAHAGRVLFLIEMGSLPFDLVNRFRPLADHALAVVECGPLPAHALKDIVTLRHGSTGITFSLDGTAESELSEWRLARLFSQHFTYSRGLVGTALTSWITHVEEGDDRAIKIRAPSRRDWEVLDRLRADWTAVLVQLLLHKRLTRERLMRVADLEGRELDRQLDALRRMGLIKENRQGVASVNRFVTHALIERLRERKVLP; encoded by the coding sequence GTGGCGAAGAGCGACAGCAAGTTCGGGACCTTCGGCGGCGTCTTCACGCCGTCGATCCTGACGATCCTCGGCGTGATCATGTACCTCCGCCTCCCGTGGGTGGTGGGGAACTCGGGGCTCGCGCTCGCCTTCGCGATCATCGTGCTCGCGCACATCGTGAGCGTGTGCACGGGGCTGAGCATCTCGTCGATCGCCACCGACAAGAGCGTCGGCGCGGGCGGCCCCTACTACATCGTCTCGCGGAGCCTCGGGCTGCCGATCGGCGGGACCCTGGGGCTCGCGCTCTTCCTCGGGCTGTCGTTCAGCATCAGCCTCTACATCATCGGCTTCTCCGAGAGCTTCCTCGGGGTGATCGGGGTGGACGTCACCCCGAACACGATCCGCATCTGCGGCACGGTGACCGTCGTGTTGCTGACGGTGATCACCTTCATCAGCACGTCGCTGGCGATCAAGACCCAGTACCTGATCCTCGGCGCGATCGTGCTCTCGCTGATCTCGATCTTCTTCGGGTCCGCCCCGGAGGACTCCGCGCCGCTGATCGGCACCCCCGAGGGGGGCGAGTCGTTCGCGGTGCTGTTCGGGATCTTCTTCCCCGCCGTGACGGGCTTCACGGCCGGCGTCAACATGTCGGGCGATCTCCGCGATCCGAAGGAGTCGATCCCCACGGGGACGATGGCCGCGATCTTCGTCGGCCTCGCGGTCTACCTCGCCCTCGCCGCGTTCCTCGCCTTCCGTGTGCCGGCCGAAGAGCTGGTGAACAACCCGCGCATCCTCGAGGACATGTCGCTCTGGGCGCCGCTCGTCACGGCCGGCATCTGGGGCGCGACCCTCTCGTCGGCGCTGGGCAGCATCCTCGGCGCGCCTCGCATCCTGCAGACCATCAGCGGCGACGGCATCACGCCGCGCTTCTTCGCCAAGGGGCACGGCAAGACCAACGAGCCGCGCAACGCGCTCCTGCTCGCCTTCGCGATCGGCTGGGCCGGCATCCTCATCGCCGAGCTCGACGTGATCGCGCGCGTCGTGTCGATGGTCTTCATGGCCACCTACGGGTTCCTGAACCTCGCGGCGGCGATCGAGAGCTGGGTGAGCCCCGACTTCCGGCCCGACTTCCGGATCCCGAAGACGATCAGCGTGGTCGGCGCCGTCGTGTGCTTGCTGCTGATGATCCAGATGGACCTCGCGGCGATGGCCGGGGCGCTGGTCGTGATGAGCGCGCTCTTCGTCTATCTCCAGCGCCGGCAGCTGCAGCTCGAGTCGGGCGACGCCTGGGAGGGCATCTGGTCGACCCTGGTGCGGGCGGGCCTGCATCGGCTCGCGCTCGCGCAGCGCCAGCAGCGCAACTGGCGCCCGAACATCCTCATGTTCCGGCCCGACGACGGCGCGCCCCGGGAGGCGCTGCGGCGCACCGCCGGCTCGCTCATCACGGGCAACGGGATGCTCACCGACATCCGGCTGCGCGCGCGGGGCAAGCGGCCGGCGCAGAGCGATCCGCTCCTGTTCGACGAGGGGCCCGTGGTCGGCGTGTTCACCCGCGACGTCGAGACCGAGGACCCCTACGCGACGATGGAGCGCTTCGCCGCGCACCACGGGTACTCCGGCATCGAGCCGAACACGGCGCTTATCGACTGGGACGGCTTCGCGGAGGACGGCGAGCGGCTCGCGGGTCTCATCGATCAGCTGCGGGAGCTGGACCTCAACACGCTGCTCTTCACCGACGCGACGCACGAGCCGCCCCCGGGGACGCCGCCGCGGATCGACGTGTGGTGGCGCGCCGACAGCACGCCCGCCCTGTCGATCTCGCTCATCCGCTTCATCACCTCGAGCCCGGAGCACCGTCGCGCGGCCGTCCGCTTCATCACGGTCAGCCGCGACAGCTCGCTGAGCGACGGCCTGCGCAACGCGACGCGGCGGCTCCTCGAGGCGGCGCGCGTCACGGCCGACGTGGAGGTGATCCTGGACACCGTCGACCCGAAGCCGCTCGAGCGTCACGTCTGCGACCGCTCCTCGGACGCCACCCTCGCGGTCGTGGAGCTGCCGCCGCCTCCGACCGCCCCGCACCTGGAGGCGCTCGACTCGGTCCGCACGTCGGTGCCCACCGTGCTCTTCGTCTCGCCCAGCTCGCAGTTCGAGGCGGTCGGCCGCGTGGTCCGGGCGCCGGTGGAGGAGGCGGCCGAAGGGGCCGAGGAGGCGGCCGACGTCACCGACAGCATCGAGCTGTCCTCGCTGCGCCCTCCCGCGTTCGAGCCGCTCGCCGACGAGGCGCGCGCGTTCGCGCAGCGGCTCGAGGGCACGCTGCGCGACTTCTATCAGAAGAGCGTGGCGCGGCTCGGCGCGCGGAACCTCGAGCTGCTCGCCCGGACCGAGACCCTCGTCGATCGTCACTTCGGGGTGCTCGCCGAGGGGCTGGCCATCACGAACCCCGTGAAGCGGCGGCGGCACATCAACCGCGTCCAGAGCGCGTTCCTGATCGAGTGCCGCAAGCTGATCGATGACTACGTCCGGCAGGATCTCCCGGATCAGCGCGACATCCTCGAGGGCCGCGTGCGCGCGCTCCTCGGCGACGCGACCCTCGTCGAGCCCCACGGGATGGTCACGCTCGAGCGGCCCGTCGCCGACTTCGCCGCGAGCCCCAGCGACTCCCGCGAGCTCGCCAAGGTCAAGCGCGCCCGGCGCGAGCGCGCCCGGGGCGGCGTGGTGAAGCTGGAGGTGGAGACGGCGCCGCTCCAGCGCTGGTACGTCGAGCACGCCGCGGTGGAGACGGTCGACGACACGGTGCGCGCCTTCGTCACCGACAGCTGGCACCTCGCCGTCCAGCTCCTGAAGGTCTTCCACGCCTCGCGCACGAGCCTGACGCTCATCCAGGGCAGCAGCGGCAGCGACGAGGCGCGCGCGAGCTTCGTGGAGTCGGAGCGCGAGACCGCGAAGGAGCGCCTGCAAGAGCTGATGCGATTGCACGAGAATCGGATCGAGGAGCACGCGGCCCGCCTCGCCGAGGAGGCGCGCGTGCTCAGCCAGGGCTACGCCGACGACCTCGACCGCGTGGACCTGCCGCAGCTGCTCAAGTCGCAGCGCAAGCTGAGCCGGCAGAGCGAGGCGCTGAAGACGGGCCTGCTCGACGAGGCGGGCGTCTTCTACGAGCACCAGAAGGCGCTCTTCGAGCGCGCGCAGATCGGGCTCGAGGTCAGCGGCTTCCAGCACCGCATCGCGACCATCGTGCAGCGCACGCGCGAGGCCATCGCGCTCGAGGTGAAGAACGGCGTCCTGCACGGCACGCACGATCTGAAGAAGGCGCTCGGCGCCTTCCTCGAGGAGGAGCGCGATGAGCCGGTGAAGCTCAACGTCGATCTCTCCCACCGCTTCGATCCCGTGCAGGCGGTCGACGCGCTGGTGCGCGAGGGGCAGCGCTCGGCGGGGGAGCTCGCGGAGTCCGTCTCGACCCTGAGCGACGCGTCGATCCAGCGCCTCGCCGAGGGGGACGCGGACGAGGTCGAGATGGTGGAGCTGCCGCTGAAGCGGCTCGCTCAGTTCCTGCTCGACGCGCAGCTGGTCGGCCCGCTCAGCCAGCTCCTCGCGGAGGTGCCCGCCCAGGAGCAGCAGTCGGTCGGCGTGGCCGAGGACGTGGTCCGCCTGATCGGCTTCCACCAGAACGAGTACGACCCGAAGGAGTCCGCGGGCGGCTTCCACGCCCACATGCGCCCGGTGGTGGTCAACGGGCTCGAGCGGGTGGAGGGCGCGATCGCGCCGCTCGAGGCGATCGTGCCGAACGTCGACGCGCTGCTCGAGGCGAAGCTCTCCGCGGTGCTCCGTGGGACCGACGTCTACGAGCTGACCGAGTCGGCGCGCCAGCTGGGCCAGCACATCCGGCGCCACCAGGGGCAGCGCGCGGTGTCGGGCGCGCAGTCGCTGGCGCTGCGTGGCCTGGAGCGCGCGCGCGAGGGCCTCGTCCAGGCCATCTACGGGCGGAGCGCCGGCGTGCTGATGGCGCGGCGCCTCCGTGAGGGAGAGACCGCGGGCGCCCTGGTGGAGCGCGTCTCGCGCTTCGTCGAGGCCAACACGCCGAGCGCCGAGGTGCTGGAGGACTTGCCCTTCTACTACCGCCAGCTCTTCTTCGGGAAGAACACGTTCAACGAGACCTTCTGGGTCGAGCGCGAGCAGGAGCTGTCGCGCGCGCGCCGGGGCATCGCGCAGCACGCCCGGGGCGGCCGCGGCATCCTCGTCGTGACGGGCGAGCCGGACAGCGGAAAGACCGCGCTCTGTCGACGCCTGACCAGCCGGGCGCTCTCGGGTCGCGAGATCCACTGGGTGCCGCCGCCCGAGGACGGCGCGGCCGACGTCGAGGCGTTCCGGCGCAAGCTCTCCGAGGTCACCGGGGTGAGCGGCAGCGTCAACGACATCGTGCAGACGATCCCCGAGCGGAGCGTCCTGGTCATCGAAGATCTCGAGCTCTGGTGGGAGCGGAGCGAGCACGGGCTCGCGGTGATCGACGCGCTCATCGAGGTCATCGAGGCGCACGCGGGCCGCGTGCTCTTCCTCATCGAGATGGGCAGCTTGCCCTTCGACCTCGTCAATCGCTTCCGCCCGCTCGCGGACCACGCGCTGGCGGTCGTCGAGTGCGGCCCCCTCCCCGCGCACGCGCTCAAGGACATCGTGACGCTGCGCCACGGCTCGACCGGCATCACCTTCTCGCTGGACGGTACGGCCGAGAGCGAGCTGTCGGAGTGGCGCCTCGCCCGCCTGTTCTCGCAGCACTTCACCTACAGCCGGGGCCTCGTGGGCACCGCGCTCACCTCGTGGATCACGCACGTCGAGGAGGGCGACGACCGCGCCATCAAGATCCGCGCGCCGAGCCGTCGCGACTGGGAGGTGCTCGACCGACTCCGCGCCGACTGGACGGCGGTGCTCGTCCAGCTGCTCCTCCACAAGCGCCTGACGCGCGAGCGGCTGATGCGGGTCGCCGACCTCGAGGGGCGAGAGCTCGACCGGCAGCTCGACGCGCTCCGACGCATGGGCCTGATCAAGGAGAACCGTCAGGGCGTCGCGAGCGTGAACCGGTTCGTGACGCACGCGCTCATCGAGCGGCTCCGGGAGCGGAAGGTGTTGCCTTGA